The Stigmatella aurantiaca DW4/3-1 genome contains the following window.
AGGAGCTGCGCAAGTTGGCGCCCGATGTGTGTGTGGTGACGGCCTACGGGAAGATCCTCCCCAAGGACGTGCTGGAGGTGCCCCGCCGAGGTTGCGTCAACGTGCATGCCTCCCTCCTGCCGCGCTTCCGGGGCGCGGCCCCCATTCAGTGGGCCATCGCCCATGGGGACGCGGAGACGGGCGTCTCGCTCATGTGCATGGACGAGGGGCTGGATACGGGGCCCGTGCTCGAGATGAAGCGCCTGCCCATCGCACCGGAGGACACGAGCGCCACCCTCCACGACAAGCTCTCGCAGCTGGGGGGCGGCATTCTGCGCGAGTCCCTGCCGGCGTACCTGCGGGGGGAGCTGAAGCCCGTGCCCCAGCCCACCGAGGGCGTCGTGCTGGCGCCCATCATCCAGAAAGAGGATGGGCAGTTGGACTTCACCCGACCGGCGGTGGAGCTGGAGCGCCGGTTGCGCGCCTTCACCCCGTGGCCCGGGGTCTTCACCGGCCTGAATGGCGCCCGGCTCAAGGTGCACCGGACGAAGGTGGGGGCAGGGCAGGGGGCTCCGGGCACGGTGCTCGCCGCGTCCTCGGCGGGCATCGAGGTGGCCTGCGCGGAGGGCTCGCTCGTTCTGCTGGATGTCCAGCCCGAGGGCCGGCGCGTCATGAGTGCCCATGAGTTCCTGGCGGGCCACAAGTTGGCGCCAGGCAGTCAACCGTTCTCGACGCCGGTGGATGCCAAGGGCTGAGCCGTGGGGAACGAACGAAGGGAGACACACGGATGGGCATGACACTCCTGGTGCTGCACGGGCCGAGCCTGAGCCTTCGCAAGGAGTTCGAGGGACTCGATGGTGTGTTGCGCCTCCGGGCCGCCAACCATGGTCTCACGCTGAAGATCCTCCAGTCCAACCACGAAGGTGTGCTCATCGACACCTTGCTGGCCGAGCGCCGGGGCATCGATGGGGTGGTGGTGAACCCCGCGGGCCTCTTCTCCTCGTATCCACTCCGGGATGCACTGGAGGCGATGGTCGTGCCCATCTTCGAGGTGCACCTGGATCCGACGCGCGCGAAGTTGTCCGTGCTGAGGGCGGTGTGTACGGAGCAGTTCTCGGGGAAGGGGGCCGATCCCTACCTCCAGGCGATCGACCACTTCATCCAGACGAAGGCCTCGGCGGACAGTGGGAAGGGCAAGGCCGTGGTGGCCTCGAAGATGAAGACCTTGGGCCGCAAGGCTCCCCGGGAGCCCAAGGCCGCGGCGGCGGCGCCTTCGGGAAAGACGCTGGGCCGGAGCGCGAAGGCCGCGCTCGCGGAAGGCATGCTCTCCCGGAAGCTGATACGCCAGAAGATCGCCGAGCGGCTCGCGGGTAAGTTGTCCGCCGCGGAGCTGGCCACCTGGGCGCGCATGCAGTGGATGGAAGTGCAGCGGGGCGCCCCCGCCGAGAGCGGTTATCGAGACATGCTGGAGGACAGCCTGCAGACCTTGACCCTTTCCACGATGCCCGCGAGCCGCCTGACGGACGAGCAACTCGTGGACCTGATGGCGCAGCTCGAAGGATGAGCGCCCGGACCCTTGCCATCCAGGTGTTGGCGCGGGTGCGCGCCACCGACGCCTACCTCAACGTCGTCCTCGACACGGCCCTGTCCGAAGCGCCCCCGAGGGATGCGCGTGACACCGCGCTCGCCACGGAGCTGGCGTACGGCACCACCCGCCGGCAGCTCGCGCTCGATTACGCCATCACCCGCTTCGCGGACCGGAAGCTGGATGCCATGGAGGACCGGGTGCTCGCCGCCCTGCGCATCGGGGCCTACCAGCTCTTCTATACCCGCGTGCCCGCGCGGGCGGCGGTCGCCGAGACGGTGCAGGCCCTCAAGGACCTGGGGGTCGGGCGCGCCGCCGGCTTCGTCAACGCCATCCTGCGCAAGCTGGCCGCGCTGCCCGGGGCGCCGCTGCCTCCGGAGGACGACGTCGCCGAGCACCTCTCCGTCCGGGAGAGCCACCCGAAGTGGTTGGTGGAGCGGTGGCTGCGCCAGTTCGGCCGCGAGCGTGCCGAGGCGATGCTGGTGGCGGACAACCAGACGCCGCCGGTGGTGGTGCGCACGAACACCGCGAAGGTGACGCGCGAGGCGCTGCTGGCCCAGTTCCGCGAAGTGGGGCTGGAGGTGCAGCCCACCCCGGTGTCCCCGGTCGGCATTGTCCTGCCCTCCCTGGGGCGGCTGGAGGACGTGTACGGCTACTCCGAGGGGCTTTGGCAGGTGCAGGACGAGGCCGCCCAGCTCGTGGGCGTGTACGCCGCCATTCCGGAGAACGCGCGCACGCTGGATGTCTGCGCGGCGCCCGGAGGCAAGGCGTGCCACCAGGCCGAGACGCATGAGGTGGTGGCCATGGACCTCCATGCCAACAAGCTGCCGAAGATCGTCTCGGAGGCGAAGCGGCTGGGGTTGCTGAGCCGGCTTCGCGCGGTGGCGCACGACGCCACCAAGCCCTACGACGAGGCGCTGGGGGAGTTTCAGGCGGTGCTGGTGGATGCGCCGTGCTCCGGTCTGGGCACCCTGCGCCGCCACCCGGAGTTGCGCTACCGGCGGGGGGAGGCGGACCTGGGACGGCTGGCCACGCTCCAGCGCCGCATTCTGGAGAACTGCCAGGAGGTGGTGCCCCCTGGAGGGCTGTTGATCTATGCGGTGTGTACCCTGGAGCCGCAAGAAGGGCAGGACCAGGTGGACATGTTCCTGCGCAGCCACCCCGAGTGGACGGCGGAGCCGCCGGTGCTTTCGGGGGTGAAGCTCCCCATGAACCAGGCCTGGCTGCGCACGCTGCCGGGCCCGGAGGGATGGGACGGCTTCTTCGCCGCCCGCCTGCGCAAGTTGTACTGAGTTACAGGGGACGGTGAATCCACAGGGAGCTGCCCACGCGCGCGGCGCGGAACACCGCGAGGGGACGGGTGGCGGGGCCTCGAAGCACCTGTCCGTCCTCGCCGAAGCGGGAGCCGTGGCACGGGCACTCCAGCAAGGCTTCCTGGGGCACGTAGGCCATGCTGCAAGCGCCGTGGGTGCAGATGCTCCACACCGCCGTGTAGCAGTCCTGGGCAGTGTGGAGGACCACCACATCCAGCAGGGCCTCGGGGATGCGCACCGCGGAGAAGCCCCCGGGTTCGAGCAGGGCGGGGTGCGCGGACAGCGGGACTTCCACCCAGCCCTCCTCGGGGCGGCCGGGGACGGTCCCGCAGCGCGTCCCCCCGTCTTCTTCTGGAGGCGAGGGCTCCGCTTCTCCGCACCCGGCACAGACCGCGGCGAGGGCGCAGGTGCCTCGCAGCAGGGTGCCGAGCGCCGTCCGGCGGTCGATCCGCTGGACCGGGGAAGGAGGAGCCCCCGCCGTGCTCATGGAGAGGTTCCCAGCAGGTTCACGCCGTTGACGACGGCCACCGCGTCCAGATCGAACCCGCCGGAGGTGCCGCTGTAGCCGTTGGCGCCGCTGTCGCGGATGCGCACGAAGCGCGCCCGGGAGACCCCGAGCGTCGCCAGGTCGAACCCATCGCCGCCGGCCACGGCGGGATCCGTGGGGCTGATGCCGTTGTCGGGGTGGGAGAACACGGGCTTGACGCCCGCGCACCCGGGGAAGCCGCCCGCCCGGTTCGCGGCGTCGCAGGGAAACTCCCTCCACGTCACGCCGTCGTCGCTCACCGCCACCACGCCCGTCTCGGGGAAGCGTGTGAAGGCGTTCTCGAAGACGATCAGGTCCACGCCGGGGCCATCCACCACCGCGATGTCGGTGAACTCCAGGACGATGACGCCCTGGTTTCCCAAGCTGAGGACATCCAGGGAGCCGGCGCTGCTGCCTTCACCCCGGGGAGGTCCGAGCACGACGCCCGGGAACACGTCCTGGCCGAAGCCCGCGGCGGCGCCAGGTTGAAACGACACCACGCGGTCCGCGAAGGGATTGGCGGGGGGAGAAATCCCGGGATCGGGATCCGGGTTCTCCTGCTCGCCGTTGCCGTCTCCGGGCCCCGGGTCCTCGGAGCCACCGCAGGCCGTCACGCCCAGGAGCGTGGTCAGCCCCAGGAGCCCCATCCATGCTGGAAACCGAAGTGTGCTCATGGCTGGTGAATGCGGACGAGCCGCTCTCCGTTCTTGTCGGACACGCCCACCAACAGATCACCCCCAAGCTCCGTGAGCGACTGGAGCTGGGTGCAACTGTCGACGAACTTCAGCACGGGGGTGGTGGCCCCGGGGGTCACGGTCTGCGGGGTGCCGCTGCTGAGGGCCAGCTCGATGCGCGAGACGTCCGTGTAGACCGGAGGCCAGCCCGAGTCATCGCCGAGCAGCAGCGCCACGCCGTCGCCGAAGGCCGCCACGTTGAGGATGCTGCTGCCGGGGGTGAGCTCGGTGGCGTCCGCGAGGCTGAAGGGCACGTGGCTGGTGAGCGCGGGCTGATAGAGGGACGGAGCCGCGGCGCGCAGGCGGTTGGTGAAGACCGTCCCGTCGAAGTAGCCCAGCACGGCCACGCCATTCTCCGTCACCGCCGTGTACCCACTGGAGGCCTCCCAGGCCGGGTCAAACGTGGCGAGCAACGAGGTGGTGGGCGGATCCGTCTGGGGTTGCAAGGCGTAGATGCCCACCTCCGGCGGGGAACTGCCCAGCCCCAGGCCATTGATGAGGAAGGCATTGGGGAGCGCGGCGACGGTGTAATTGCCGGGCGCGGAGAGGTACTGAAGGTGGGTGGGCGCGGTGGTCTGGAAGAGGGAGACGTAGCCGGGGAAGTTGGCGCCGGACTTTGTGTAGCCGCTGAGCAGCCGCGAGCCATCGTTCACCAGGTACCCGCCCAGGAAGAACGAGCCGCCACGGTCCGAGGGCTCGATGACCGAGAACAGGGCCTGGGTGCTGGGCTGGAGCGAGGGCCACGTTCCCAGGGGATACACGTTCTGGTCCGCGCCGCTCAGGCCATAGACGGTGTACAGCGGCCCGGGGCCCACGGCCGTCACCGCGATGATGCCCGCGGGAAGCCCGGAGGATTCCGTGGCGGTGAAGCCGGCTTGCAACTGGAGGGTGCCGAGCTTTGGGTCGTGCGGCGCCACCGCGCACGGGTCTGTTCCTCCGTCCGTGCCGCCATCGGTGTCCGGCCCCGCATCCGTGCCGCCATCGGTGTCCGGCCCTGCGTCGGTGCCGCCATCGGTGTCTGGCCCCGCATCCGTGCCGCCGTCGGTGTTGGGGCCCGCGTCGGTGCCCGGGCCCGCATCCGGGGGGGCTCCGCCGGGGTACAGGGGGACACACTTCTCTTCCCGGCAGACATAGGGATTGCTCGGGTCACTGCGCTCGGGCGTGTCCTGGCAATCAGAGGAATGGGTGCACTCCTCACCGCAGCCGGTGCTCAGGCTGGCGAGGGCGAGGGTGCCAAGGACAGGCACCCACCGCGTCCACTTCGTCCCGCGTCTCATCGTGTTCTTCATGGGCCTCAACGCTCCTTCGCCCCCTCCGGGCGAATGACCTTCGAGGGGCGTGGGCGGAGACGCTCCGGGACGGTCCGGAAGACGCCTCCGTCACCTCCCCTCGGAGGTTTCGGTGGTGGCCGTGCCATTGCGGGGCACGGGACCTCGGCAGGTCTTCGGACTCACAGGCGCGGAGGGTTCGGGGGAATCCTCCTTCTACTGGCTGTCGCTTCCCAGCCCCGGGAGGGGCCAGTGCTTGCGTGGACGGCGGTCGTTCCTGTTCACCGCTGCGGGGCAGTCCCGGAATCACACCGGGTTCCCTTGAGCGTCCATGACTTCATGGACGCGCCGAGGACAGGCCGGGGATATGGCGGCACGCGGGCGTTTGTCAAACGGCAACCCGGATTGCCCGGGGCCGCGGAGGGGCCTGGGCGGGCTATTCTTCGCTGGCCGTGGCCAGCTTGAAGGCATCCAGCACCGCGGCGGAGGCCCGGTCCAGGTACTTGCCCTTGCGGATCAGCAGGCCGATGGGGCGCGAGACGGGGCCCTCCGCGAAGGGCTTGACCATGAGCGAGTTGGCCTGAACCTCGGCCTGGCAGGTGGACAGCGGGAGGATGGCCACCCCGAGCCCCATCTCCACCGCGCGCTTGATGGTCTCGACGTTGTCCATCTCCATCACGGGGTTGAGATCCAGGTTCTTCTCGCGGAACAGCCGGTCCAGCGCCTTGCGCGTGGGGGCTTCCCGGTCGAAGGCGATGAAGGGCACGCCCGACAGCGCGGTGAGGCTCACCTTGGCCTTGCTGGAGAACGGGTGGCTGGGCGCGCACACCACCGCCAGCTTGTCGTCCCGGAAGGGCAGGATGTCCACGCCCGCGCGCGGCTGGGGATAGGC
Protein-coding sequences here:
- a CDS encoding LysR family transcriptional regulator, which produces MQLESLKMFCDVVETGSFSRAAQLNHVTQSAVSQQIRALENRYEQKLLSRSARQVTPTPAGERLFRGCKEILARFAEVEQEIREQAAEVQGTTTVSTIYSVGLHELQSVQKQLLKTHPKVNMRLNYRRNDQVYDDVILGAAEIGIVAYPQPRAGVDILPFRDDKLAVVCAPSHPFSSKAKVSLTALSGVPFIAFDREAPTRKALDRLFREKNLDLNPVMEMDNVETIKRAVEMGLGVAILPLSTCQAEVQANSLMVKPFAEGPVSRPIGLLIRKGKYLDRASAAVLDAFKLATASEE
- the rsmB gene encoding 16S rRNA (cytosine(967)-C(5))-methyltransferase RsmB, with translation MSARTLAIQVLARVRATDAYLNVVLDTALSEAPPRDARDTALATELAYGTTRRQLALDYAITRFADRKLDAMEDRVLAALRIGAYQLFYTRVPARAAVAETVQALKDLGVGRAAGFVNAILRKLAALPGAPLPPEDDVAEHLSVRESHPKWLVERWLRQFGRERAEAMLVADNQTPPVVVRTNTAKVTREALLAQFREVGLEVQPTPVSPVGIVLPSLGRLEDVYGYSEGLWQVQDEAAQLVGVYAAIPENARTLDVCAAPGGKACHQAETHEVVAMDLHANKLPKIVSEAKRLGLLSRLRAVAHDATKPYDEALGEFQAVLVDAPCSGLGTLRRHPELRYRRGEADLGRLATLQRRILENCQEVVPPGGLLIYAVCTLEPQEGQDQVDMFLRSHPEWTAEPPVLSGVKLPMNQAWLRTLPGPEGWDGFFAARLRKLY
- a CDS encoding ubiquinol-cytochrome c reductase iron-sulfur subunit, translating into MSTAGAPPSPVQRIDRRTALGTLLRGTCALAAVCAGCGEAEPSPPEEDGGTRCGTVPGRPEEGWVEVPLSAHPALLEPGGFSAVRIPEALLDVVVLHTAQDCYTAVWSICTHGACSMAYVPQEALLECPCHGSRFGEDGQVLRGPATRPLAVFRAARVGSSLWIHRPL
- a CDS encoding type II 3-dehydroquinate dehydratase translates to MGMTLLVLHGPSLSLRKEFEGLDGVLRLRAANHGLTLKILQSNHEGVLIDTLLAERRGIDGVVVNPAGLFSSYPLRDALEAMVVPIFEVHLDPTRAKLSVLRAVCTEQFSGKGADPYLQAIDHFIQTKASADSGKGKAVVASKMKTLGRKAPREPKAAAAAPSGKTLGRSAKAALAEGMLSRKLIRQKIAERLAGKLSAAELATWARMQWMEVQRGAPAESGYRDMLEDSLQTLTLSTMPASRLTDEQLVDLMAQLEG
- the fmt gene encoding methionyl-tRNA formyltransferase, giving the protein MSRPRIVFMGTPEFAVASLAACLDIGEVVAVVTQPDKPKGRGNALTAPPVKVLALERGVPVLQPPKLRTPPFSEELRKLAPDVCVVTAYGKILPKDVLEVPRRGCVNVHASLLPRFRGAAPIQWAIAHGDAETGVSLMCMDEGLDTGPVLEMKRLPIAPEDTSATLHDKLSQLGGGILRESLPAYLRGELKPVPQPTEGVVLAPIIQKEDGQLDFTRPAVELERRLRAFTPWPGVFTGLNGARLKVHRTKVGAGQGAPGTVLAASSAGIEVACAEGSLVLLDVQPEGRRVMSAHEFLAGHKLAPGSQPFSTPVDAKG